A single genomic interval of Shewanella halotolerans harbors:
- the pth gene encoding aminoacyl-tRNA hydrolase, producing the protein MSNIKLIVGLANPGDKYEQTRHNAGAWYVNELARVCGVSLVADSKYYGLTARATLYGKDVRLLIPTTFMNLSGKSVAALANFFRIAPDEILVAHDELDMPPGVAKFKLGGGHGGHNGLKDIIAKLANDKGFYRLRIGIGHPGDKSMVSNYVLGKAPQTEQRLIEEVIDEAVRATEVLFKEDMSKAMHRLHSYKAG; encoded by the coding sequence ATGAGCAATATAAAGCTTATCGTAGGCTTGGCTAATCCAGGCGACAAATATGAGCAGACTCGGCACAACGCAGGTGCATGGTATGTCAACGAGCTGGCACGGGTATGTGGTGTCAGCCTGGTGGCCGACAGCAAATACTATGGCCTGACAGCCAGGGCAACTCTGTACGGTAAAGATGTGCGCCTATTGATCCCAACCACCTTTATGAACCTTAGTGGTAAGTCGGTGGCGGCCTTGGCAAACTTCTTTCGTATTGCTCCCGATGAGATCTTAGTGGCTCACGATGAGTTGGATATGCCGCCAGGTGTGGCTAAGTTTAAGTTGGGCGGCGGTCACGGTGGCCATAATGGCCTCAAAGATATCATCGCCAAGCTCGCAAACGACAAAGGTTTCTATCGCCTGCGGATCGGCATTGGCCATCCAGGCGACAAGAGCATGGTCAGCAACTATGTGCTGGGTAAGGCTCCGCAGACCGAACAACGCCTCATCGAAGAGGTGATTGACGAGGCGGTGCGGGCCACCGAGGTGCTCTTTAAGGAAGACATGAGTAAGGCGATGCACAGGTTGCACTCTTACAAGGCCGGTTAA
- a CDS encoding FAD-dependent monooxygenase, whose protein sequence is MVGAATALGLAQLGLSVAVVEAYVPKTYDSEQELDLRVSAISVASEQLLERLGALTALGEMRQVAYKGLETWEMEGCITQFHSDQIGASHLGHIVENRLVQLALWQQFDRHDNLSLLCPAKVSQFARMEDGIRLTLEDGSEIETRLLVGADGANSQVRQWAGIGVTGWDYAQSAMLINIATEQEEQDVTWQQFTPKGPRSLLPLPGKHASLVWYDDASRIAQLQSLSNQALYEQIDAHFPKRLAREFKVLSKGSFKLTRRHAQRYFDDHLVILGDAAHTINPLAGQGVNLGFKDVSALIDTFADAITNHKCWWDNEVLKSYQAKRYTDNQLMMSTMDLFYAGFSNDLLPLKLLRNGALKLANIDGPIKQKVLKYAMGL, encoded by the coding sequence ATGGTGGGGGCGGCGACGGCCCTAGGCTTGGCGCAGCTTGGCCTGTCGGTGGCGGTGGTTGAGGCCTATGTGCCCAAGACCTACGACAGTGAGCAGGAACTGGATCTTAGGGTATCGGCCATCAGCGTGGCCTCAGAGCAGTTGCTTGAGCGCCTCGGCGCCTTGACTGCACTCGGCGAGATGCGCCAGGTGGCCTACAAGGGGCTGGAAACCTGGGAGATGGAAGGTTGCATCACCCAGTTTCATAGCGACCAGATTGGCGCCTCTCATCTTGGCCATATCGTCGAGAACCGTCTGGTGCAGCTGGCCCTGTGGCAACAATTTGACCGACATGACAATCTCAGTCTGCTCTGCCCTGCCAAGGTCAGCCAGTTTGCCCGCATGGAAGACGGCATTCGCCTGACCCTGGAGGATGGTAGCGAGATAGAGACGCGGCTGCTGGTGGGAGCCGATGGCGCCAACTCTCAAGTGCGCCAGTGGGCAGGGATCGGCGTGACGGGTTGGGATTACGCCCAGTCGGCCATGCTGATCAATATCGCCACCGAGCAGGAAGAGCAGGATGTCACCTGGCAGCAGTTTACCCCTAAGGGGCCGCGCTCCCTGTTGCCGCTGCCGGGCAAGCATGCCTCCCTGGTGTGGTATGACGATGCCAGTCGTATCGCTCAGCTGCAAAGTCTGAGTAACCAGGCGCTGTATGAGCAGATAGATGCCCACTTCCCGAAACGTCTGGCGCGTGAGTTCAAGGTGCTTTCTAAGGGAAGCTTCAAGCTGACCCGTCGCCATGCCCAACGCTACTTTGACGATCACCTGGTCATCTTGGGCGACGCCGCCCATACCATCAACCCGCTGGCCGGCCAGGGCGTCAACCTGGGCTTTAAGGATGTCAGCGCCCTGATAGACACCTTCGCCGATGCCATCACTAACCATAAATGCTGGTGGGATAACGAGGTGCTCAAGAGCTATCAGGCTAAGCGTTACACAGACAACCAGCTGATGATGTCCACCATGGATCTCTTCTACGCAGGCTTTAGTAACGATCTTCTGCCGCTGAAATTGCTTAGAAACGGCGCCCTCAAGCTGGCGAACATAGATGGGCCTATCAAGCAGAAGGTACTCAAATACGCCATGGGGCTCTAG